In one window of Anaerotignum faecicola DNA:
- a CDS encoding phosphoribosylaminoimidazolesuccinocarboxamide synthase, whose product MEKLAMLYEGKAKKVFETDDKSRLIVEYKDDATAFNGLKKGSILGKGIINNKMTNIVFKYLEENGVETHFVEELGDRQTLVKKVEIVPLEVIVRNIAAGSFSNKFGVEEGKELLNPVIEFSYKNDALGDPMINDMQILAIGLASKEELASVSKQALKINELLKDYFFKRGITLVDFKIEFGRYNGKVILADEISPDTCRLWDNKTNEKLDKDRFRRDLGGVEEAYEEVWRRITI is encoded by the coding sequence ATGGAAAAGCTTGCCATGCTTTACGAAGGGAAAGCAAAAAAAGTGTTTGAAACAGACGATAAAAGCCGGCTTATAGTCGAATATAAGGATGACGCTACGGCTTTTAACGGGCTGAAAAAGGGGTCGATACTCGGCAAAGGCATCATTAACAACAAGATGACGAACATCGTTTTTAAATATCTTGAAGAAAACGGTGTGGAAACACATTTTGTCGAAGAGTTGGGCGATAGACAGACCCTTGTAAAAAAGGTTGAAATAGTACCGCTTGAGGTTATTGTCAGAAATATTGCGGCTGGCAGTTTCTCAAATAAATTTGGCGTTGAGGAGGGCAAAGAGCTTTTAAATCCTGTAATTGAGTTTTCATATAAAAATGATGCGCTTGGCGATCCGATGATTAACGACATGCAGATTTTAGCGATAGGCCTTGCATCAAAAGAAGAACTCGCATCAGTTTCAAAACAGGCGCTTAAGATAAACGAACTTTTAAAAGACTACTTCTTTAAAAGAGGAATAACGCTTGTTGATTTTAAAATTGAATTTGGCAGATACAATGGTAAAGTTATATTGGCGGATGAGATTTCACCCGATACCTGTAGGCTTTGGGACAACAAAACCAATGAAAAACTTGACAAAGACCGTTTCCGCCGGGATCTCGGCGGTGTTGAAGAAGCTTATGAAGAAGTATGGAGAAGGATAACGATATGA
- the purF gene encoding amidophosphoribosyltransferase gives MSGNNINKTDLIDDVNVVEEDVLKEECGVFGIYNNNDDLEVGKLTYYGLYALQHRGQESCGIAVTDDTVVKQYKDMGLVPEVFSPDILEKLTGNIAVGHVRYSTAGGSMRQNAQPLVSRYLKGALTISHNGNLVNAYEIREQFEKEGFIFQTTIDSEVLALVIARERVKNDSIEEAVAKMMDIVEGSYSLLVMSPKKLIGCRDPYGFRPLVIGKIDNSYVLASESCALDAVGAKFIRDVEPGEIVIIDENGMRSDKRRCKTKDTALCIFEYIYFARSDSYIDGVSVYESRKAAGRQLAIEHPVDGDLVIGVPDSGIDAAIGYAEQSGIPYGLGLVKNRYIGRTFISPTQSAREDGVKVKLNALRQSVEGKRVIMIDDSIVRGTTVARLVKILRDAGAKEVHMRISSPPFLWPCYYGTDVPSKDKLIACKYPIEEIAKVVGVDSLGYLGTENLHNIAKGSKCGFCDACFTGRYPTPVPKHVNEEELENAPEIRKSPKFTIC, from the coding sequence ATGAGCGGAAATAATATAAATAAAACTGATCTGATTGATGATGTTAATGTTGTTGAAGAAGACGTTTTAAAAGAAGAATGCGGAGTTTTTGGAATTTATAATAATAACGACGATTTGGAGGTCGGAAAACTGACATACTACGGCCTTTATGCACTGCAGCACAGAGGGCAGGAAAGCTGCGGTATAGCTGTTACTGACGATACTGTTGTTAAGCAGTATAAGGATATGGGGCTTGTGCCTGAAGTATTCAGCCCGGATATACTTGAAAAGCTTACCGGCAATATTGCCGTGGGACATGTGCGCTATTCAACGGCAGGCGGAAGCATGCGCCAAAATGCGCAGCCGCTTGTTTCAAGGTATTTAAAAGGCGCTTTAACTATCAGCCACAACGGCAACCTTGTGAACGCATATGAGATAAGGGAACAGTTTGAAAAAGAAGGATTTATATTCCAGACAACAATAGATTCGGAAGTTTTAGCGCTTGTAATTGCGCGTGAAAGGGTTAAAAACGATTCTATTGAAGAAGCCGTTGCAAAAATGATGGATATAGTCGAAGGTTCTTATTCTCTGCTTGTAATGAGTCCTAAAAAACTGATAGGATGCCGAGATCCTTATGGATTCAGGCCTCTTGTAATAGGCAAAATAGATAATTCGTATGTGCTGGCGTCGGAGTCATGCGCTCTTGACGCTGTGGGCGCTAAATTTATACGCGATGTGGAACCGGGCGAAATTGTAATTATAGACGAAAACGGTATGCGCTCAGATAAACGCCGCTGTAAAACAAAAGATACTGCCCTTTGTATTTTTGAGTATATTTATTTTGCGCGTTCCGACAGCTATATTGACGGTGTGAGCGTTTATGAATCACGAAAGGCAGCCGGAAGGCAGCTTGCTATTGAACATCCTGTTGACGGCGATCTTGTAATAGGAGTTCCGGACAGCGGAATTGATGCGGCTATCGGTTATGCCGAGCAGTCGGGGATACCATACGGTTTAGGGCTTGTTAAAAACAGATACATAGGGCGCACATTCATCAGCCCTACACAATCCGCTCGTGAGGACGGCGTTAAAGTTAAGCTTAACGCTCTTAGGCAAAGTGTAGAAGGTAAAAGAGTTATCATGATTGACGACTCGATTGTAAGGGGAACGACTGTTGCAAGGCTTGTCAAGATACTTAGGGACGCCGGTGCAAAAGAAGTTCATATGCGTATCAGCAGCCCGCCGTTTTTATGGCCATGCTACTATGGAACAGACGTGCCGTCTAAAGATAAATTAATTGCATGCAAATACCCTATTGAAGAAATAGCGAAAGTCGTTGGCGTTGACAGCCTTGGGTATCTTGGAACAGAGAATCTCCATAATATTGCAAAAGGATCAAAATGCGGTTTCTGCGATGCATGCTTTACGGGCAGATACCCTACGCCAGTACCGAAACATGTAAACGAGGAGGAACTTGAAAATGCGCCGGAAATACGAAAGTCCCCTAAATTCACGATATGCTAG
- the purB gene encoding adenylosuccinate lyase, translating into MRRKYESPLNSRYASEEMSYLFSPDFKFKTWRKLWIALAESEKELGLNITEEQISQMKQYKDDINYDVAEAREKEVRHDVMSHVYAFGMQAKAAMPIIHLGATSCYVGDNTDIIIMTEAMKLVRRQLINVINELSKFAMEYKDMPTLGFTHFQPAQTTTVGKRASLWLQDLIMDLESLDFQISRAKLRGAKGTTGTQASFMELFDGDHEKVKKLDKMVAEKMGYDKCFDVTGQTYPRKLDSQILNVLSEIAQSAFKFSNDIRLLQHLKEIEEPFEKSQIGSSAMAYKRNPMRSERIGSLARYVIADALNPAITASTQWFERTLDDSANKRLSIPEAFLCIDAILILYRNVVDGLVVYPKVIEQHLNNELPFMATENIMMDAVKKGGDRQELHEKIREHSMEAGRVVKSEGRPNDLLIRIANDKSFGLNLEELEAIMDAKNFVGRAPEQTEEFIVNVVLPIIEANKDLLDEEGGSVRV; encoded by the coding sequence ATGCGCCGGAAATACGAAAGTCCCCTAAATTCACGATATGCTAGTGAAGAAATGAGCTACTTGTTTTCGCCGGATTTTAAATTTAAAACATGGCGGAAACTTTGGATTGCGCTTGCTGAAAGTGAAAAGGAACTTGGTCTTAATATAACGGAAGAACAGATCTCCCAAATGAAACAGTATAAAGACGATATTAATTATGACGTTGCAGAAGCCCGTGAGAAAGAAGTGCGTCATGATGTTATGAGCCATGTTTATGCCTTTGGGATGCAGGCTAAAGCGGCAATGCCGATTATACATTTGGGCGCCACAAGCTGTTATGTTGGCGATAATACAGATATAATAATAATGACAGAGGCGATGAAGCTTGTGCGCAGACAGCTTATAAATGTCATTAACGAACTTTCAAAATTCGCAATGGAGTATAAAGACATGCCGACTCTTGGATTTACCCATTTTCAGCCGGCTCAGACAACGACAGTAGGAAAACGTGCAAGCCTTTGGCTTCAGGATCTTATAATGGATTTGGAAAGTTTGGATTTTCAAATATCAAGGGCGAAACTGCGCGGCGCAAAGGGGACTACGGGAACACAGGCAAGCTTTATGGAACTTTTTGACGGCGACCATGAAAAAGTTAAAAAGCTTGACAAAATGGTTGCCGAAAAGATGGGATACGACAAATGTTTTGATGTTACAGGACAGACATATCCCCGTAAGCTTGACAGCCAGATACTTAATGTTTTAAGCGAAATAGCGCAAAGCGCATTTAAGTTCAGCAATGATATAAGGCTTTTGCAGCATCTTAAAGAAATAGAGGAACCTTTTGAAAAAAGCCAGATTGGATCTTCAGCTATGGCTTATAAAAGAAACCCTATGCGGAGCGAAAGGATAGGTTCGCTTGCCAGATATGTTATAGCCGATGCGCTTAATCCGGCAATTACTGCCTCAACCCAGTGGTTTGAGAGAACGCTTGACGATTCTGCAAATAAAAGGCTTAGCATACCGGAAGCATTCCTCTGTATAGACGCAATACTTATCCTTTACAGAAATGTTGTTGACGGTCTTGTTGTATATCCGAAAGTTATAGAGCAGCATTTAAATAACGAACTTCCTTTTATGGCGACTGAAAATATAATGATGGATGCTGTTAAAAAAGGCGGCGACAGACAGGAACTTCATGAGAAAATAAGGGAACATTCCATGGAAGCGGGACGTGTCGTTAAATCTGAAGGCAGGCCAAACGATCTCCTTATAAGGATTGCAAACGACAAATCATTTGGGCTTAATTTAGAAGAACTTGAAGCAATCATGGATGCGAAAAACTTTGTCGGGCGCGCCCCGGAACAGACGGAAGAATTTATAGTAAATGTTGTTTTGCCGATAATTGAAGCCAATAAAGATTTGTTGGATGAAGAAGGCGGAAGCGTAAGGGTTTGA
- a CDS encoding class I SAM-dependent methyltransferase yields MEAYEGFAEVYDGFMDNINYDEWGSYLLNLFRRLNIAPKLAAELGCGTGNITGRLAKAGIDMIGIDISSEMLSIAKEKAEKENLDILYLCQDMREFELFGTVDIVLSLCDSINYITEESELLEVFKLVNNYLEPKGYFIFDLNTEYKFKNLLGNKSFSDAEENKAYIWQNYYDEDEKINEYYVNFFIEDEKTGLYERIEEVHYEKAYSIETIRRLLTESGMEFVCAYDAFTFDEPKKDSERIYIISKENGK; encoded by the coding sequence ATGGAGGCATATGAGGGTTTTGCAGAAGTTTATGACGGCTTTATGGACAATATAAATTATGACGAATGGGGTTCATATTTGCTTAATCTTTTCCGAAGGTTAAATATTGCCCCAAAACTGGCTGCAGAACTAGGGTGCGGCACGGGCAATATTACCGGCAGGCTTGCCAAAGCAGGTATTGATATGATAGGAATAGATATTTCATCTGAAATGCTTTCTATAGCAAAAGAAAAAGCTGAAAAAGAAAATCTTGATATTTTATATCTTTGCCAGGATATGCGTGAATTTGAATTGTTTGGAACAGTAGATATTGTTTTGAGCCTTTGCGACAGCATTAATTATATTACCGAGGAGAGCGAGCTTCTCGAGGTTTTTAAACTTGTAAATAATTATCTTGAGCCTAAAGGATATTTTATATTTGATTTAAACACAGAATATAAATTTAAAAATTTGCTTGGAAACAAAAGCTTTAGTGACGCTGAAGAAAACAAGGCGTATATATGGCAGAATTATTATGATGAAGACGAAAAAATAAACGAATATTATGTTAATTTTTTTATTGAAGATGAAAAAACAGGGCTCTATGAACGTATTGAGGAAGTTCATTATGAGAAGGCATACAGTATTGAAACGATCAGACGTCTGCTTACTGAAAGCGGTATGGAATTTGTATGTGCATATGACGCCTTTACATTTGACGAACCAAAGAAAGACAGCGAAAGAATTTACATAATATCAAAAGAGAATGGCAAATGA
- the hslO gene encoding Hsp33 family molecular chaperone HslO, whose protein sequence is MEDYILRATAAEGAVRAFAAVSRNTVETARQLHNTSPVATAALGRLLTAAAMIGSTLKSDSDLVTLQIKGDGPLQGIIATSDSSSRVKGYAFNPETPFAEKYPGKLDVGSAVGKGTLTVIKDIGLKEPYSGQIELVSGEIAEDLSYYYAKSEQTPSAIGLGVLIETDETVRQAGGFMIQLMPGAPEEVVDKLENKLNSMPYVTDLLDMGKMPEDILEMILGGMDLSVTDKMPMKFYCNCTRERVEKALVSIGKSELEKIINEDQKADVKCHFCSKEYHFDKSQLKNIYNKAIER, encoded by the coding sequence ATGGAAGATTACATTTTAAGGGCAACTGCCGCTGAGGGTGCGGTCAGGGCTTTTGCGGCTGTGAGCAGAAACACTGTGGAAACGGCAAGACAGCTTCATAACACTTCTCCTGTTGCAACAGCTGCATTGGGCAGGCTTTTGACGGCGGCGGCAATGATTGGAAGCACTTTGAAAAGCGACAGCGATTTAGTAACGCTTCAGATCAAAGGAGATGGACCGCTGCAAGGTATAATTGCAACCAGCGACAGCAGTTCAAGAGTTAAGGGCTATGCATTTAATCCGGAGACGCCGTTTGCCGAAAAATATCCCGGTAAGCTTGACGTTGGTTCAGCGGTCGGAAAAGGAACATTAACAGTCATAAAAGACATAGGCTTAAAAGAACCGTATTCAGGTCAGATTGAACTTGTAAGCGGTGAAATAGCCGAGGATTTATCGTATTACTATGCAAAAAGCGAGCAGACGCCTTCGGCAATAGGTTTGGGAGTTTTAATTGAAACAGATGAAACCGTAAGACAGGCTGGGGGATTTATGATACAGCTTATGCCAGGTGCGCCTGAAGAAGTTGTTGACAAACTTGAAAATAAATTAAACTCAATGCCGTATGTAACGGATTTGCTCGATATGGGCAAAATGCCGGAGGACATACTTGAGATGATTTTGGGTGGTATGGATTTGTCTGTTACAGATAAAATGCCAATGAAATTTTACTGCAACTGCACAAGGGAACGGGTTGAGAAAGCGCTTGTAAGTATTGGAAAAAGCGAATTGGAAAAAATAATAAACGAAGATCAGAAAGCCGATGTTAAATGCCATTTTTGCAGTAAGGAATACCATTTTGACAAAAGTCAGCTCAAGAATATTTATAATAAAGCTATAGAAAGATAG
- a CDS encoding NUDIX domain-containing protein: protein MDFAITVKAVIIKDGRFLLLRRSKREMEKSFLNRYEPWDLPGGGVRFFETSQKALFREIREETQLDVRLIGILNAYDAIKSRLHMLILTYMCEYIGGEVILSCEHDSYYWLTVEEMESLDVPKWMIRIFKSAVEYKY from the coding sequence ATGGATTTTGCCATTACGGTTAAAGCTGTAATAATAAAAGACGGCAGATTTCTTCTTCTCAGGCGGTCTAAACGTGAAATGGAAAAAAGCTTTTTAAATCGGTATGAACCTTGGGATTTGCCGGGAGGCGGAGTCAGGTTTTTTGAAACTTCGCAAAAGGCTCTGTTCCGTGAAATAAGAGAAGAAACACAGCTTGATGTGCGGCTTATTGGAATTTTAAATGCATACGATGCGATTAAATCAAGGCTCCACATGCTTATACTTACATATATGTGCGAATATATTGGCGGCGAAGTAATTCTCAGCTGTGAACATGATTCATATTATTGGCTTACTGTAGAAGAAATGGAAAGTTTGGATGTTCCTAAATGGATGATAAGGATATTTAAATCAGCAGTTGAATATAAATACTAA
- a CDS encoding peptidylprolyl isomerase, which yields MKINGEDTLKIELYPEIAPNTVNNFISLIEKGYYNDLTFHRIISGFMIQGGCPEGTGMGGPGYTIKGEFGQNGFENSLKHEPGVISMARAMNPNSAGSQFFIMHKAAPHLDGAYAAFGKVIEGMEIVDKVANVKTGRGDMPVEPQVITEITVEKFGEEYPEPEKM from the coding sequence ATGAAAATAAACGGTGAAGACACATTAAAAATTGAATTATATCCTGAAATTGCCCCAAATACAGTTAATAATTTCATTTCTCTTATTGAAAAGGGGTATTACAACGATCTTACTTTCCACAGGATTATAAGCGGATTTATGATTCAGGGAGGATGCCCGGAGGGCACTGGAATGGGAGGCCCGGGCTATACAATCAAAGGCGAGTTCGGACAAAATGGTTTTGAAAACAGCCTGAAACATGAACCGGGCGTTATTTCTATGGCGCGTGCGATGAACCCGAATTCAGCCGGCAGCCAGTTCTTTATTATGCACAAAGCCGCCCCTCATCTCGACGGAGCGTATGCGGCTTTCGGAAAAGTAATCGAGGGAATGGAAATTGTAGATAAAGTGGCAAATGTTAAAACCGGCAGGGGAGATATGCCGGTTGAGCCTCAGGTTATTACCGAGATAACAGTTGAAAAATTCGGCGAAGAGTATCCTGAACCAGAAAAGATGTAA
- a CDS encoding DUF1540 domain-containing protein codes for MAKNTCIACTVQQCAHHCGSENYCSLNAITIGTHEINPTQDQCTDCKSFKRK; via the coding sequence ATGGCTAAAAACACTTGTATAGCATGTACGGTTCAGCAGTGCGCGCATCACTGCGGCAGCGAAAACTATTGTTCGCTTAACGCAATTACAATCGGTACTCATGAAATTAATCCTACACAGGATCAATGTACAGATTGCAAATCTTTCAAACGCAAATAA
- a CDS encoding DUF362 domain-containing protein — protein sequence MEKSKVYFTNLRAKPGENLLQKLDKLVRAAGIENIDFNKKFTAIKIHFGEPGNLAYLRHNYAKVIADLVKSLGGKVFLTDCNTLYVGRRKDAIEHMEAAYENGYSPFTTGCHVIIADGIKGLNEVNVPINGEYVKEAKIGAAIMEADIIISLNHFKGHEQAGFGGAIKNLGMGSGSRAGKMEMHSDGKPFISAKRCISCGKCASICAHSAISFPEKKAKIDTDKCVGCGRCISVCPVDAVKPDYGVSVESFNCKMAEYAYAVVKDRPSFHINMLIDVSPYCDCHAENDLPLIPDVGMFASFDPVAIDAACADMANKQPVIHGCALEQESGDHFNHMHPTTDWRGCLVHAEKIGVGTMDYELIEI from the coding sequence ATGGAAAAGTCCAAGGTATATTTTACCAATTTGAGGGCTAAGCCCGGTGAAAACCTTTTGCAGAAGCTGGACAAGCTTGTCAGGGCGGCAGGCATTGAAAATATAGATTTTAATAAAAAGTTTACAGCCATTAAAATACACTTTGGGGAACCGGGCAATTTGGCCTATCTTCGGCATAATTATGCCAAAGTTATAGCAGATTTAGTTAAAAGCCTCGGAGGGAAGGTTTTTTTAACTGACTGCAATACTTTATATGTAGGAAGAAGGAAAGATGCAATAGAGCATATGGAAGCGGCATATGAAAATGGATACAGTCCGTTCACAACGGGATGTCATGTTATAATTGCAGACGGAATAAAGGGGCTTAATGAAGTTAACGTTCCTATAAACGGCGAATATGTCAAAGAAGCAAAGATCGGAGCCGCTATTATGGAAGCTGACATTATAATATCGTTGAACCATTTTAAAGGGCATGAACAGGCAGGATTCGGCGGCGCAATTAAAAATCTTGGAATGGGTTCCGGAAGCCGTGCAGGAAAGATGGAAATGCATAGCGACGGAAAACCTTTTATTTCCGCGAAAAGATGTATTAGCTGCGGAAAATGCGCATCAATTTGTGCTCATAGCGCAATAAGTTTTCCTGAGAAGAAAGCAAAAATTGATACAGACAAGTGTGTTGGATGCGGAAGATGCATATCTGTCTGTCCTGTTGACGCCGTTAAACCCGATTACGGTGTATCCGTGGAGTCATTTAATTGTAAGATGGCAGAATATGCATATGCAGTTGTCAAAGACAGGCCGTCTTTCCACATAAATATGCTTATTGATGTTTCTCCATACTGCGACTGCCATGCAGAAAACGATCTTCCTTTAATACCGGATGTAGGAATGTTTGCATCTTTTGATCCTGTCGCTATTGATGCCGCTTGTGCCGATATGGCGAATAAACAGCCTGTTATACATGGATGCGCTCTTGAACAAGAGTCTGGCGATCATTTTAATCATATGCATCCGACAACCGATTGGAGAGGCTGTCTTGTTCATGCAGAAAAAATTGGCGTCGGCACAATGGATTATGAGTTGATAGAGATTTAA
- a CDS encoding zinc ribbon domain-containing protein — MFCKQCGKEIENGARFCGNCGAKFDDSQNSKTNSENSRKIPTGSDSGSSQVKKEGKKKGCLITVIVILVIIAVLVSLGSKGTSSNPDGSASGSESSGVESNSFVDVAGVSEEQQTAIIDTLKQCGIEEIDDIVHNEEADSGDIKCYILETEYSSKGVVLLYLNNGTVGGVTYNGEAVYKDGAVVTTPNDIINRPDLEVLNTSTESDGMFSYITGEIRNNSNKTYSYAQVTINLYNGETQIGSTLDNINNLEPGTVWKFRALVTDQSCTAYKIVEVTGF, encoded by the coding sequence ATGTTTTGCAAACAATGTGGCAAAGAAATTGAAAATGGGGCTCGGTTTTGTGGAAATTGTGGAGCAAAATTCGACGATAGTCAAAATTCAAAAACAAATTCAGAAAACAGCAGAAAAATACCAACAGGGTCCGACAGCGGCAGCAGCCAGGTTAAAAAGGAAGGAAAGAAAAAAGGATGCCTAATAACTGTAATTGTAATATTGGTAATAATAGCAGTTTTGGTTTCATTGGGTTCAAAAGGCACAAGCAGTAATCCCGACGGCAGTGCATCAGGTTCTGAAAGCAGTGGAGTTGAAAGTAATTCGTTTGTTGATGTTGCCGGGGTATCTGAAGAACAGCAGACGGCAATTATAGATACTTTAAAGCAATGCGGCATTGAAGAAATTGATGATATTGTACATAATGAAGAAGCCGACAGCGGAGATATTAAATGCTACATATTAGAAACGGAATATTCATCAAAAGGGGTAGTTTTACTGTATCTGAATAATGGTACTGTTGGGGGAGTTACATATAATGGCGAAGCGGTTTATAAGGATGGCGCAGTAGTTACAACTCCAAATGATATTATCAACAGGCCGGATCTTGAGGTATTAAATACATCAACAGAAAGTGACGGCATGTTTAGCTATATAACCGGAGAAATAAGAAATAACTCAAATAAAACATATTCATACGCACAAGTTACAATAAATCTGTATAACGGAGAAACACAAATCGGCTCAACTTTAGACAATATTAATAATCTTGAGCCGGGTACAGTATGGAAGTTCAGAGCCTTAGTAACAGATCAGTCATGTACGGCGTATAAAATTGTTGAAGTTACAGGTTTCTAG